The genomic stretch CAACAGTCAGGCCTTTTTTCCCGGAATCTTCAATACACTTCAGTATGCCTTTATTTCGTAAGACCCGGGCAGCCTGGAATATTACCGGGCCAAAAGCTATCCATTGTGCCCGTTCCTGTGCTTCAAATGCCGATCGCTTGTCTTTTTTAAAAAAATTCATGTGTTAAAAAAGTTTTAATCTGAATAATCTTTACTGAATATCATGGCTGCATTACACCCGCCAAAACCAGAGGCTGTTTTCAGGCAGTTGTTCAGTGGTTTTTGTAAAAGCGTAGTGCAAACATTCACCGGCTGTGTTACTCCCATGGTCTCAAATCCAAGGGTGGGCACAACCATATTCTCTTTTAATGATTGTATGGCAATGACCGATTCAATAAGCCCGGCTGCACCCAGCGTGTGGCCGTAGTATCCCTTCAGGCTGTTTACCGGTACTGATTGCAGTCCCGCCAGTGTTAATGCCTTCGCTTCCATCTCGTCGTTATAAACCGTAGCGGTTCCATGTGCTGAGATAAAATCAATATCTGCCGATGACAAACCCGCTGCATGCATGGCGTTTGATATGGCAAGTTTTAATTCCTCCCCGGTACGGGAGGGGCCCGAGATATGGTTGGCATCATTGCTTACAGAGCCGCCGCTCACTTTTATTCCACAGGAATTATTTTTATGGGAACTTATTATCACGGTAGCTGCCCCTTCGCCAAGGTTTATCCCGTTTCTGGCAGCATCAAATGGTTTACAGGGCGAAGAACTGATGGCCTGGAATGACTGGAATCCTGAGAGTACGAACTTCGTTATAACATCCGCCCCTGCAATAACGGCATGTTCAAATTGCCCGGATCGTATAAGCCGCATACCCGTTAAAATAGCCAGCAGGCCTGAGATACAGGCGTTGGAAACGATCACAGGCTTGTTGATGAATCCAAAATATTCCGCCACAAGTTTTGCAGAAGTATTCAATGATATCCGGGTCTGTAATTCCCTGTTGTACGGTTCGGTTTCCAGCAAACTGATGTTTCCCTTGGTGGAAGAGATGATGAGAACCGTTTTTTCATCGGAAGCATTCACAGGGCTCTTTTCCAGTGCATCGCTGATGGAAGTGATGAGCAGGTTCTCAAACCGGGACAGACCGGCCTGCTGCCCGTTTTGCACAAAGTCCTGTCCTTTTTCAAACAACGCTGCATAAAAGGGCTGTTCAGACATGGCGGCATCATCCTGTTCCTTTACCCCGGAAATATTTTCGGTAAGCCGGGAAAAATTTTCGGCCGTTGTTAAACCAAGTGGTGATACAATATTATCTGAACCAATATAAATTGCTGTCATTATCCTGTTTTAATCCAGCCCGTGTTTCCTTTTCCATTCCTCAAAAAACGGGGGGTTAGACAATTGAAGTACCGAATCGTCCTTGCTTAAAAAAACCTGGACGGAAGAACCGGTTGCAACCAGGTCTCCTGTTGCAGCGTTAAACAGCCGGTACGTGAATTTCATTTTAGCGGCTTCGCAGGGCACATACCATGTTTCCACAATTACGCGGTCGCCATAGCGCAATGATTTTTTAAAATCACATTGTACATTCACCACCGGGATCACAAAGCCCTGCTGGTACACATCCAGGTATTTCAAACCATGGGTTTCGCCAAATGCTTCCCTGCCATCTTCAAAATAACGGATATAGTGGCCGTGCCATACAATGCCCAACGGATCTGCTTCATTAAACCGTACTAAGATCTCCCTTCTGCTGGTTAATTCCATATGTATTGTTTACGCCGGTCAGCTGTTGCTTTTATTCCGCCACTCTTTGTATTTTTTCTTGTCAATGTCATCAAGCAGTTCTTTGATGGTGGAAGCCCAGTAATTACGGAAACCAAAACCGCCCTTTGCTTCTGTTACCATCCGTTCTGTCATCAGCACTTTTTTCGATTTCATGTCAATGAATGTGACCCAGATAGCCGCATCCCCTTTTTTATCAACCTTGCGCATGGCTTCCATTACAAACAATACCCCAACACCATCTTTCCCGGAGATATCCAGTTGCTTAACAATGGCCGCAATGTCAGATTCTTTTAAGCGGCTGAAATCCGATGAGTTGGTGGAGATGATGTCGTTCAGGTTTGCTTTTTCACTGCTTTTGAGCGCCGCACTGATGTCATTCGGCATATTGCTTTTGCGGAAAACCCCCCTCAGGTCATATTTTTTGGGTTCATCGATCACCAGGTTGTTGATACTGCCGTAGAGCCGGCCACGTATATCGCTGGCATTGCCCACATCCAGCAGGCGGGCCTGGCTGAAATCAATACCCAGGTAAACCAGCGGTGATTCGCTGTTGTTAAATACATCTTTCAATGATTGTGCGGAAGAAGCTGCGCTGCCACCCAAAAAGATAAATACAGCAACAAGCCATTTGCTTTTTAGTAAACGTTTCATGATTGGGGATTTTTAATTTGATTAATAAATATTTTCATGGTACACTGCACGATAATATTTCCGTTGCAGGTTATTTTCCCGGATATTAATGTTACATCAAAAATCTGATTTTCTATGGTAATTTCAGTAATTAATTCATCGCCGGTTCCGGGCAATGCATGCACCTGCAGGTTGTTCACAGCGCCGATATAACCAACGGGCACCGGCCTGTTCTCCGTTTTAGAAACATAGCCTGAACGGGCGGCGGCTGTCTGTGCAATATTTTCCACCAGGCCGGGCTCTTTAAACTCACCATCCTGTACAAAAATATTATCTGCCCGTATGGTTAGCCGGGTGGTGGCCGTATTGTCAGCACAGGCCAACAGCTCATCCACCATCACAAAGGGTGGTTTTTGAGGGATCAGTTCCAGTATGTTCTCCGTTGCCATTATGTTTATTGCCAGAAATTATAATAATTAAACCACTGATCGGGATATTGTTTGAGTTTCCCTTCCATCTCGCCGACAAAATCGTTCAGCATCTCCTGCATTACGGATTGCTTGTCTGCATTGCTATATTCTTTATTTCACTGGCAAAGAAATGATAATGCATTTTGCTTTCCTTCATGGCAAAAACAAAAGACACCGGCACTTTAAATTTAGCGGCCAGTAGGAAAGGCCCCATCGGGAACTTTGCC from Chitinophagaceae bacterium encodes the following:
- a CDS encoding beta-ketoacyl synthase translates to MTAIYIGSDNIVSPLGLTTAENFSRLTENISGVKEQDDAAMSEQPFYAALFEKGQDFVQNGQQAGLSRFENLLITSISDALEKSPVNASDEKTVLIISSTKGNISLLETEPYNRELQTRISLNTSAKLVAEYFGFINKPVIVSNACISGLLAILTGMRLIRSGQFEHAVIAGADVITKFVLSGFQSFQAISSSPCKPFDAARNGINLGEGAATVIISSHKNNSCGIKVSGGSVSNDANHISGPSRTGEELKLAISNAMHAAGLSSADIDFISAHGTATVYNDEMEAKALTLAGLQSVPVNSLKGYYGHTLGAAGLIESVIAIQSLKENMVVPTLGFETMGVTQPVNVCTTLLQKPLNNCLKTASGFGGCNAAMIFSKDYSD
- a CDS encoding acyl-CoA thioesterase, with the translated sequence MELTSRREILVRFNEADPLGIVWHGHYIRYFEDGREAFGETHGLKYLDVYQQGFVIPVVNVQCDFKKSLRYGDRVIVETWYVPCEAAKMKFTYRLFNAATGDLVATGSSVQVFLSKDDSVLQLSNPPFFEEWKRKHGLD
- a CDS encoding 3-hydroxyacyl-ACP dehydratase → MATENILELIPQKPPFVMVDELLACADNTATTRLTIRADNIFVQDGEFKEPGLVENIAQTAAARSGYVSKTENRPVPVGYIGAVNNLQVHALPGTGDELITEITIENQIFDVTLISGKITCNGNIIVQCTMKIFINQIKNPQS